One genomic window of Caballeronia sp. SBC1 includes the following:
- a CDS encoding CaiB/BaiF CoA-transferase family protein → MLGTDTGSKGPLSGMRVIELAHIMSGPICGMMLADMGADVIKVEKIPGGDDCRRFAPILEGGESASFMIVNRNKRGVAINLKTDGGREVLRKMLATADVVTENYRRGTMEKLGMGYETLKAENPGLIYCAISGFGRSGPMADKGGFDLIAQGMSGLMSMTGEPGQAPIKAGSPVTDINAGILAALGICAAYAGKQKTGLGQMVDTSLFEAGLQQMYWAFANYFADGTVLPKAGSANPTSAPYQAFRTRDGWVNIGGANQSNYERLVGVLDIPGLAEDERFKTNAGRLKYRGALVEILTTRLVERTTNEWLAVFDAIGLPSGAVLSVPEAAAHEQALARGMIVETTHPVAGRMRGLGLPIHFSDGLAQSPLPAPLLGQHTAEVLREYGFSNERIHALKEEGAIIASDVTI, encoded by the coding sequence ATGCTCGGAACTGATACAGGCAGCAAAGGCCCGCTTAGCGGGATGCGCGTGATCGAACTGGCTCACATCATGTCCGGGCCCATTTGCGGAATGATGCTCGCCGACATGGGCGCTGATGTCATCAAGGTCGAAAAGATCCCCGGCGGCGACGACTGCCGCCGCTTCGCGCCCATCCTGGAAGGCGGAGAGTCAGCGTCGTTCATGATCGTGAATCGCAATAAACGCGGCGTCGCGATCAACCTCAAGACCGATGGCGGCCGCGAAGTGCTGCGCAAGATGCTCGCCACCGCCGACGTAGTCACCGAGAACTACCGTCGCGGCACGATGGAAAAACTCGGCATGGGTTATGAAACGCTCAAGGCGGAAAATCCCGGCTTGATCTATTGCGCGATCTCGGGTTTTGGCCGCAGCGGACCCATGGCCGACAAGGGAGGTTTCGACCTCATCGCGCAGGGCATGAGCGGTCTCATGAGCATGACCGGCGAGCCCGGTCAGGCGCCGATCAAGGCAGGCTCGCCAGTCACCGATATCAACGCGGGTATTCTCGCCGCGCTTGGAATTTGCGCGGCTTACGCAGGCAAGCAAAAGACCGGGCTGGGCCAGATGGTCGACACTTCGCTCTTCGAAGCCGGTTTGCAGCAGATGTACTGGGCCTTCGCCAACTACTTCGCCGATGGCACGGTGTTGCCCAAGGCAGGCTCGGCGAATCCAACCAGCGCGCCGTATCAGGCGTTCCGGACGCGTGATGGCTGGGTGAATATCGGCGGGGCGAATCAGAGCAATTACGAGCGGCTGGTAGGCGTGCTGGATATACCGGGCCTCGCCGAAGATGAGCGATTCAAGACGAATGCCGGGCGCTTGAAATATCGCGGAGCGCTGGTCGAAATCCTGACAACGCGCCTCGTCGAGCGGACGACGAACGAATGGCTTGCCGTTTTCGATGCGATCGGCCTGCCGTCAGGGGCAGTGCTCAGCGTGCCCGAAGCGGCGGCGCATGAACAAGCGCTGGCGCGCGGAATGATTGTAGAGACGACGCATCCGGTAGCGGGGCGCATGCGCGGTCTGGGCCTGCCGATTCATTTCTCTGATGGACTCGCGCAATCTCCATTGCCCGCGCCGCTGCTGGGTCAACACACGGCAGAAGTACTGCGGGAATACGGCTTCTCCAATGAACGTATTCATGCGCTAAAAGAAGAAGGCGCCATTATTGCCAGTGATGTAACGATCTGA